One genomic region from Augochlora pura isolate Apur16 chromosome 7, APUR_v2.2.1, whole genome shotgun sequence encodes:
- the LOC144473708 gene encoding uncharacterized protein LOC144473708 yields MIAEYDTLMKNKTWLLVPRPEDRKVLTNRWVYKIEYHKDGTLNKYKATLVARGHTQQKGINYEEVFAPVARYEIIRTLLAVAVDCEMYGLCIRNIEKLKEAKCLPESKFEMTDLGPINEILGIKIERNDELDSMKLSQRRYIEELI; encoded by the exons ATGATAGCAGAATACGATACcctaatgaaaaataaaacatggTTACTAGTGCCAAGACCCGAGGACAGGAAGGTACTAACCAATAGATGggtatataaaatcgaatatcaTAAAGATGGCACACTAAACAAATACAAAGCGACACTAGTTGCCCGTGGTCACACCCAACAGAAAGGAATAAACTATGAAGAAGTTTTTGCACCAGTTGCACgatacgaaattattcgaacactGTTAGCAGTAGCAGTGGACTGTGAAATGTATGGCCTATGTATAAG gaacattgaaaaattaaaggaagCCAAATGTTTACCAGAGTCAAAATTTGAAATGACCGACTTAGGACCTATCAACGAAATATTGGGaatcaaaatagaaagaaacgaTGAACTGGACAGCATGAAACTTTCACAAAGAAGATATATTGAAGAGTTGatctga